The Apodemus sylvaticus chromosome 22, mApoSyl1.1, whole genome shotgun sequence genome includes a region encoding these proteins:
- the LOC127673211 gene encoding zinc finger protein 431-like: VRRYTGVKPYECNICGKACARPSNLQRHKMTHTGEKPYECNQCAKAFTRSSHLQRHKMTHTGEKPYECNQCGKAFAQRSNFQYHKRTHTGENPYVCNQCGKAFACHNTFQYRKVTHTGEKPYDCNQCVKAFTYHSGLQRHKRTHTGEKPHECNNCGKAFAQHRYLQIHKRTHTGEKPYECNQCGKAFAAPSHLQRHKKTHTGEKPYECNQCGKAFACHSDLQKHKRTHNGEKPYECHQCGKAFAQRSHLQRHKSTHTGEKPYECNHCRKNEAFLIVNVG; encoded by the exons gtaagaagatatactggagtgaaaccctatgagtgtaatatatgtggtaaagcctgtGCAAGacccagtaatctccaaagacataaaatgacacatactggagagaaaccttatgaatgtaatcaatgtgctaaagcctttacaagatccagtcatctccaaagacataaaatgacacatactggagagaaaccttatgaatgcaatcaatgtggtaaagcctttgcacagcgcagtaattttcaatatcataaaagaacacatactggagagaatccttatgtatgcaatcaatgtgggaaagcctttgcatgtcacaatACATTCCAATATCGTAaagtaacacatactggagagaaaccatatgactGTAATCAATGTGTTAAAGCCTTTACATATCACAGtggtctccaaagacataaaagaacacatactggagagaaacctcatgagtGCAATaattgtggtaaagcctttgcacagcacaggtatctccaaattcataaaagaacacatactggagagaaaccttatgaatgtaatcaatgtggtaaagcctttgcagcacccagtcatctccaaagacataaaaaaacacatactggagagaaaccttatgaatgtaatcagtgtggtaaagcctttgcatgtcacagtgatctccaaaaacataaaagaacacataatggagagaaaccttatgagtgccatcaatgtggtaaagcctttgcacagcgcagtcatctccaaagacataaaagtacacatactggagagaaaccttatgaatgtaatcactgtcgtaaa aatgaagccttccttaTTGTTAATGttggatga